The genomic window TGGCGATCGGGGTCGGTGGACTGATGGCGGTTATTGGCACGGTGCTGTCGATCGTGGGGAATTTCAACCTCAAGCAAGAGCCGCAGGACTAGAAGCCACTGATGAACGAATCAACCCATCAACCCTTCCCCCCGTTCCCCAAACCCTGTACCCTAGTTCCTTGTTGAACCTGCAATGAAAGGAACCCATCATGGCACGTCTGGCCCTCTTGAGTGTCTCGGATAAAACCGGGCTGGTTGAGTTTGCGACCCAATTGGTGAACGAATTTGGTTTCGATATCATCAGTAGTGGTGGCACTGCGAAAACCTTGAAGGAGGCTGGACTGCCGGTTACGAAAGTGTCTGATTACACAGGGTCGCCGGAAATTTTGGGGGGGCGGGTGAAAACTCTCCATCCTAAAATTCACGGCGGCATCCTGGCTCGACGGGATTTGTCCGATCATGTTGCGGATTTGGAGGCTAATGGCATTCGCCCGATCGACCTTGTGGTGGTTAACCTCTATCCCTTTGAACAAACGATCGCGAAACCCGGCGTCACGCTGGAAGATGCGATCGAACAGATTGACATCGGTGGCCCTGCAATGGTGCGGGCATCGGCGAAAAACCACGCCCACCTGACGATTTTGACCAATCCGGCCCAGTACGCTACCTATTTAGAAGAATTCCGCAGCAGCCAGGGCAACGTCTCCCTGCAATTCCGCCAAAAATCAGCCCTCGCAGCCTTCCAACACACCGCTGCCTACGATCGCGCCATTTCCACCTACCTAGAGCAGCAAATTACCGAAGCGAGCGAATCGCCGTTGCCACAAACCTTCGCGATCGCAGGGCAGCAACTCCAAGCCCTCCGCTACGGCGAAAATCCCCACCAACCCGCCGCCTGGTATCAAACCGGAGCAACCGCAACGGGCTGGGCAGCGGCTACTAAGTTACAAGGGAAGGAACTGAGTTACAACAATTTAGTTGATCTAGAAGCGGCTCGTCGGATCATTACTGAATTCGTGGATGCCGATCCTGCGGCAACGATTATTAAACACACGAACCCCTGTGGTTCAGCCATGGGCTCTACGATTCTCGAAGCCTACACCAAAGCCTTTAATGCGGATTCCACCTCTGCTT from Alkalinema sp. FACHB-956 includes these protein-coding regions:
- the purH gene encoding bifunctional phosphoribosylaminoimidazolecarboxamide formyltransferase/IMP cyclohydrolase — its product is MARLALLSVSDKTGLVEFATQLVNEFGFDIISSGGTAKTLKEAGLPVTKVSDYTGSPEILGGRVKTLHPKIHGGILARRDLSDHVADLEANGIRPIDLVVVNLYPFEQTIAKPGVTLEDAIEQIDIGGPAMVRASAKNHAHLTILTNPAQYATYLEEFRSSQGNVSLQFRQKSALAAFQHTAAYDRAISTYLEQQITEASESPLPQTFAIAGQQLQALRYGENPHQPAAWYQTGATATGWAAATKLQGKELSYNNLVDLEAARRIITEFVDADPAATIIKHTNPCGSAMGSTILEAYTKAFNADSTSAFGGIVALNRSIDAATANELTKTFLECVVAPGCDADAQEILAKKGNVRVLVLPDLRGGSDYLVKDIAGGFLVQAADTIVANPADWKIVTDKQPTEAELQELLFAWKICKHVKSNAIVVAKDRTTIGVGAGQMNRVGSAKIALEQAANKVQGAVLASDGFFPFDDSVRTAAAAGITAIVQPGGSMRDQDSINAANELGIVMVLTGIRHFMH